In one Apteryx mantelli isolate bAptMan1 chromosome 33, bAptMan1.hap1, whole genome shotgun sequence genomic region, the following are encoded:
- the COX14 gene encoding cytochrome c oxidase assembly protein COX14 produces the protein MEVLCASFLDYKSQQAARRRPPPPRDRKRRALRSRKRTAAGAPRRWPRSATAGAGAAMVSAKQLADFGYKAFSGSMMLLTLYGGYLCGARAYRLLERRRARAAAPAAAAADD, from the exons ATGGAGGTGCTTTGTGCATCCTTCCTC GACTACAAGTCCCAgcaggcagcgcggcggcgccccccccccccacgcgacAGGAAGAGGCGGGCGCTGCGAAGCCGGAAGCGCACTGCAGCGGGAGCGCCGCGCCGGTGGCCGCGGAGCGCGACGGCTGGTGCAG GCGCAGCCATGGTGTCCGCCAAGCAGCTGGCCGACTTCGGCTACAAGGCCTTCTCCGGCTCCATGATGCTCCTGACGCTCTACGGCGGGTACCTGTGCGGCGCCCGCGCCTACCGGCTGCTCgagcgccgccgcgcccgcgccgccgcgcccgccgccgctgctgccgacGACtga